One Xenopus tropicalis strain Nigerian chromosome 8, UCB_Xtro_10.0, whole genome shotgun sequence genomic window carries:
- the cmc4 gene encoding cx9C motif-containing protein 4, whose translation MEWHWSKVYSSVWIIQIFSGLQVYPIPGTNSGDKCFTILGEESFMSQIKDPCQKAACAIQKCLQAHRYLEKMCEPEFKAMRDCCSKYTAHRSVCCSGFQHEGASTSEDQLVQKTAQEADCNNGCKTKQ comes from the exons ATGGAATGGCACTGGAGTAAAGTTTATAGTAGCGTGTGGATTATTCAAATCTTCTCAGGGTTACAGGTATATCCCATTCCTGGAACAAATTCAGGAGATAAGTGTTTCACTATCCTTGGAGAGGA GAGTTTTATGTCTCAGATTAAGGATCCATGTCAGAAAGCAGCCTGTGCCATCCAGAAATGCCTCCAAG CGCACAGATACCTGGAGAAAATGTGTGAGCCTGAATTCAAAGCCATGCGTGATTGTTGTTCCAAGTACACAGCCCATCGCTCAGTGTGTTGTTCTGGATTCCAGCATGAAGGGGCTTCAACATCTGAAGACCAGTTAGTCCAGAAGACCGCACAGGAAGCAGACTGTAATAATGGatgtaaaacaaaacaatga